In one Asterias amurensis chromosome 9, ASM3211899v1 genomic region, the following are encoded:
- the LOC139942126 gene encoding uncharacterized protein yields the protein MCNLSLCKPKVPTVTIKSRQWKHVNPTEVFRDIGSHLANLEVDHDCLDSYVSQYESTVSDILDKYAPWKTRSVKVRTEVSWFNDDIRTARKICRQLERKWRKNGKLAIQRQEYRNQCKVVRNLINQAKIIHYSSQVQESSGDQKKLFKIIGLQLTSTM from the coding sequence atgtgtaacttgagtctgtgcaagcccaaagtcccGACCGTTactataaagagccgacaatggaaacatgtgaatcctaccgaagtgttccgcgacataggctcccatttagcaaatctagaagttgatcatgactgcttggattcctatgtcagccaatatgagagtacagtcagtgacatcttggataaatacgcaccttggaaaacgagatcagtcaaggtccgaactgaagtctcctggttcaatgatgatattcgtacagcgagaaagatctgtcgtcaactggagcggaagtggcggaaaaatggcaaattggcaattcaacgacaagaatatcgcaaccaatgtaaagtagttaggaatttgatcaaccaggcaaagatcatccattattcatctcaagtacaagaatcctcaggagatcaaaagaagcttttcaagataattg